In a single window of the Halobaculum lipolyticum genome:
- a CDS encoding ribbon-helix-helix domain-containing protein encodes MPKVEITVPEHLEMQIAQMVEQGEFVNREEAIEELISTGMKAYKTSGPQDSEAEPGFEDDGMMGHEDEYVF; translated from the coding sequence ATGCCGAAAGTCGAGATCACGGTCCCGGAGCACCTCGAGATGCAGATCGCCCAGATGGTCGAGCAGGGGGAGTTCGTCAATCGGGAGGAGGCGATCGAGGAGCTGATCTCCACCGGGATGAAAGCGTACAAGACGAGCGGTCCGCAGGACAGCGAGGCGGAGCCGGGGTTCGAGGACGACGGGATGATGGGTCACGAGGACGAGTACGTCTTCTGA
- a CDS encoding PRC-barrel domain-containing protein encodes MESDPAPVTDLARKEVFTADGARVGRVTDVIVDLQRETPVELALSDVAERTVGGLPDGAVGVRVPFDLVRGVGDVIVLRSAAHEAPLPLPGGRDADGDADDGDGPDADDGDPIV; translated from the coding sequence ATGGAGTCCGACCCCGCACCCGTGACCGACCTCGCGCGCAAGGAGGTGTTCACGGCGGACGGCGCGCGCGTCGGCCGGGTGACCGACGTGATCGTCGACTTACAGCGGGAGACGCCGGTCGAGCTGGCGCTGTCGGACGTGGCCGAGCGCACCGTCGGCGGTCTCCCCGACGGCGCCGTCGGCGTGCGGGTGCCGTTCGACCTCGTTCGCGGCGTCGGCGACGTGATCGTGCTCCGCAGCGCCGCCCACGAGGCGCCGCTCCCGCTACCGGGCGGGCGGGACGCGGACGGCGACGCCGACGACGGCGACGGCCCGGACGCCGACGACGGGGACCCGATCGTCTGA
- a CDS encoding rhomboid family intramembrane serine protease, with the protein MNSPVVIGSRVAVVVAALVAVALVVALERLAGTDRGPVIRRRLLAGVPWGTLTVSAFVLAVYLFVQGGWSHWNSPVVIPFRAWSYLAPLGVVVSPFAHANPGHLLGNLFGTLAVAPLVEYAVGHYPRRRGASSFGTLRDGLPLPRLRANPYARAFVLFPAAAVAVGLVSGAFALGPVIGFSGVVFAFVGAALIYYPLGTVVALSAAGLVSTTYRALASPVVEASGRSAYVTPWWADVAIQGHALGLLVGVLAAVWLAAVRGDDLPPPRRLALGALLVGVEQSLWAVYWYRGGDSYVLYRGLGLALVALSAVLVAALAVDRDASAADSLREALDRLTPRRGSVAVLLVVLAVLSGPALYVNLAAVNDEPLPGDPVEVRGYSVTYAEEVENGMVSVVEFEAFGETTAVNTSGVVVRNPDRGVWTTAVSRGRLAFAGTQRVVLGGVGWRDSVRVDRRGWTTVGGEPPAYRVTLTHDGETRLAHLSNASRAEPRIEGHVVSVVPTESGFDLLVEGGNRSATAPIPTENETVTANGLSFVRDGRAVFALAGDGNASTGNVSTTRVRVATRERYGGRQ; encoded by the coding sequence GTGAACTCCCCGGTCGTGATCGGCTCCCGGGTGGCGGTCGTCGTCGCCGCGCTCGTCGCCGTGGCGCTCGTGGTCGCGCTGGAGCGACTCGCGGGCACCGACCGCGGACCCGTCATCCGTCGCCGCCTGCTGGCGGGCGTGCCGTGGGGGACCCTGACGGTGTCGGCGTTCGTCCTCGCGGTGTACCTGTTCGTGCAGGGCGGCTGGAGCCACTGGAACAGCCCGGTCGTCATCCCGTTCCGGGCGTGGTCGTACCTCGCGCCGCTGGGGGTCGTCGTCTCGCCGTTCGCCCACGCGAACCCCGGGCACCTGCTGGGGAACCTGTTCGGCACGCTCGCGGTCGCCCCGCTCGTCGAGTACGCGGTCGGCCACTACCCCCGCCGTCGCGGCGCCTCGTCGTTCGGGACCCTCCGGGACGGCTTGCCGCTGCCACGGCTGCGTGCCAACCCCTACGCCCGGGCGTTCGTGCTGTTCCCGGCGGCCGCCGTCGCCGTCGGACTCGTCTCGGGTGCGTTCGCGCTCGGGCCGGTCATCGGCTTCTCCGGCGTCGTGTTCGCGTTCGTCGGCGCCGCGCTGATCTACTACCCGCTGGGGACGGTCGTCGCACTGTCGGCCGCGGGTCTCGTGTCGACGACGTACCGGGCGCTCGCCTCCCCCGTCGTCGAGGCGAGCGGCCGGTCGGCGTACGTCACGCCGTGGTGGGCCGACGTCGCGATCCAAGGGCACGCGCTGGGGCTGCTCGTCGGGGTGCTCGCGGCCGTGTGGCTCGCGGCCGTCCGCGGCGACGACCTCCCGCCGCCGCGACGGCTCGCGCTGGGGGCGCTGCTCGTCGGCGTCGAACAGTCGCTGTGGGCGGTGTACTGGTACCGCGGCGGCGACTCGTACGTCCTCTACCGCGGGCTGGGGCTGGCGCTGGTGGCGCTTTCGGCCGTGCTCGTCGCGGCGCTGGCGGTCGACCGCGACGCGTCGGCCGCCGACTCGCTGCGCGAGGCGCTCGACAGGCTCACCCCCAGACGCGGCTCGGTGGCGGTGCTGCTCGTCGTGTTGGCGGTGCTGTCGGGACCGGCGCTGTACGTGAACCTCGCGGCCGTGAACGACGAGCCGTTGCCGGGCGACCCCGTCGAGGTGCGCGGCTACTCGGTCACGTACGCCGAGGAGGTGGAGAACGGCATGGTGTCGGTCGTCGAGTTCGAGGCGTTCGGGGAGACGACGGCGGTGAACACTTCGGGCGTCGTGGTGCGCAACCCCGACCGCGGCGTGTGGACGACCGCCGTCTCGCGGGGGCGGCTCGCGTTCGCGGGCACCCAGCGGGTCGTCCTCGGCGGGGTCGGCTGGCGGGATTCGGTCCGCGTCGACCGCCGCGGCTGGACGACCGTCGGCGGCGAGCCGCCGGCGTACCGGGTGACGCTCACCCACGACGGGGAGACGCGGCTCGCGCACCTGTCGAACGCCTCGCGGGCGGAGCCGCGCATCGAGGGCCACGTCGTGTCGGTCGTGCCCACCGAGTCCGGCTTCGACCTGCTCGTCGAGGGCGGCAACCGGAGCGCGACGGCGCCGATCCCGACGGAGAACGAGACGGTGACGGCGAACGGGCTGTCGTTCGTGCGCGACGGCCGCGCGGTGTTCGCGCTCGCCGGCGACGGGAACGCGTCGACGGGGAACGTCTCGACGACGCGCGTCCGGGTCGCGACGCGCGAACGGTACGGCGGCCGGCAGTGA
- a CDS encoding isochorismate synthase: protein MNPPDGDARAVPLTDADAALVSRSRAVPDISFGSFLAAGDGHRVHWSTPEGLEVAGGGAAAKLVADGPDRFDALREDADRLFDTVDHEGPEATRPRVFGGVAFDPDHEAAGVWEGFPAAAFVLPAIQLTRADGGTHLTVNRYGPDADADGAAEALDDAAERLAELPMMRPRGEKPGVVGTEWLVGREEWTAQVAGVIDRIREGDLRKAVLSTALHVDLAEAVDIPDTLGRLRRTYPECYRFLVQPTDGEGFFGPPPERLVRREGEVVQTEALAGSTPRGDTPEADDEYARSLLESDKLQHEQRVVVDTICEQLDAFGTVGEGEQGVRKLTNIQHLRTPINAVLDGDTHVLELVEALHPTPAVGGLPLDSALETIRDTETWDRGWYASPVGWFDAAGDGEFAVGIRSGVAGGREATLFAGNGIVADSDPADEWDELQHKVRPIMDELERDE, encoded by the coding sequence ATGAACCCGCCGGACGGCGACGCGCGGGCGGTGCCGCTCACGGACGCCGACGCGGCGCTCGTGAGTCGGAGTCGAGCGGTGCCGGACATCTCCTTCGGGTCGTTCCTCGCCGCGGGCGACGGTCACCGGGTCCACTGGTCGACCCCCGAGGGGCTGGAGGTCGCCGGCGGCGGCGCGGCCGCGAAACTCGTCGCCGACGGCCCGGACCGGTTCGACGCCCTCCGCGAGGACGCCGACCGCCTGTTCGACACCGTCGACCACGAGGGACCGGAGGCGACCCGGCCGCGCGTGTTCGGCGGGGTCGCCTTCGACCCCGACCACGAGGCCGCGGGGGTGTGGGAGGGGTTCCCCGCCGCCGCGTTCGTCCTCCCGGCGATCCAGTTGACGCGCGCCGACGGCGGCACCCACCTCACGGTGAACCGGTACGGCCCGGACGCCGACGCCGACGGCGCGGCCGAGGCGCTCGACGACGCCGCCGAGCGGCTGGCGGAACTGCCGATGATGCGCCCGCGCGGCGAGAAGCCCGGCGTCGTCGGCACGGAGTGGCTCGTCGGCCGCGAGGAGTGGACCGCGCAGGTCGCCGGCGTGATCGACCGTATCCGCGAGGGCGACCTCCGGAAGGCGGTGCTGTCGACCGCGCTGCACGTGGATCTGGCCGAGGCGGTCGACATCCCGGACACGCTCGGTCGGCTCCGCCGCACCTACCCCGAGTGCTACCGGTTCCTCGTCCAGCCGACCGACGGGGAGGGCTTCTTCGGCCCGCCGCCCGAGCGGCTCGTCCGGCGCGAGGGCGAGGTCGTCCAGACGGAGGCGCTGGCGGGGTCGACGCCCCGCGGCGACACCCCCGAGGCGGACGACGAGTACGCCCGGTCGCTGCTGGAGTCGGACAAACTCCAACACGAACAGCGGGTCGTCGTCGACACCATCTGCGAGCAGCTCGACGCGTTCGGCACCGTCGGCGAGGGCGAGCAGGGCGTCCGCAAGCTCACCAACATCCAGCACCTCCGGACCCCGATCAACGCCGTCCTCGACGGCGACACGCACGTCCTCGAACTCGTCGAGGCCCTCCACCCGACGCCCGCGGTCGGCGGGCTGCCGCTGGATTCGGCGCTGGAGACGATCCGCGACACCGAGACGTGGGACCGCGGTTGGTACGCCTCCCCCGTCGGCTGGTTCGACGCCGCCGGCGACGGCGAGTTCGCGGTCGGCATCCGCTCGGGCGTCGCCGGCGGCCGCGAGGCGACGCTGTTCGCCGGCAACGGCATCGTCGCCGACTCCGACCCCGCCGACGAGTGGGACGAACTCCAGCACAAGGTGCGGCCGATCATGGACGAACTCGAACGGGACGAGTGA
- a CDS encoding sulfite oxidase-like oxidoreductase, producing the protein MHSEVADYTDLYEEFSDDRLPPGQRETDRFPVLSKSGTPDWHRDDWTFEVWGAVEEPLTYDYDEFRDLPAETQRQDFHCVTGWSKFDCEFSGVTFPQLAELAGVRDDAEWVMFHALDGYTTDLPLAECDRDEVLFAYDYDGEQLPDDHGGPLRVVTPHKYAYKGAKWVTGVEFLTEPERGYWEKRGYSDTANPWNEERYS; encoded by the coding sequence ATGCACAGCGAGGTCGCCGACTACACGGACCTGTACGAGGAGTTCTCCGACGACAGGCTCCCGCCGGGCCAGCGCGAGACCGACCGCTTCCCCGTGCTCTCGAAGTCGGGGACGCCGGACTGGCACCGCGACGACTGGACGTTCGAGGTGTGGGGCGCCGTCGAGGAGCCGCTGACGTACGACTACGACGAGTTCCGCGACCTGCCCGCCGAGACACAGCGGCAGGACTTCCACTGCGTCACGGGCTGGTCGAAGTTCGACTGCGAGTTCTCGGGCGTCACGTTCCCGCAGTTGGCCGAGTTGGCCGGTGTCCGTGACGACGCCGAGTGGGTCATGTTCCACGCGCTCGACGGCTACACGACCGACCTCCCGCTGGCGGAGTGCGACCGCGACGAGGTGCTGTTCGCGTACGACTACGACGGCGAGCAGTTGCCCGACGACCACGGCGGGCCGCTGCGGGTGGTCACCCCCCACAAGTACGCGTACAAGGGCGCCAAGTGGGTGACCGGCGTCGAGTTCCTCACCGAGCCGGAGCGCGGCTACTGGGAGAAGCGGGGCTACTCGGACACCGCGAACCCGTGGAACGAGGAGCGGTACAGTTAG
- a CDS encoding DUF5798 family protein: protein MGLGSTAKKLQTVADMAEKLYAKVNEIREQVESVQRSVETTETRVEALERESVRQRAVIEALAERQGVDVDAVLDDLDVHEDATDADDDGSEAATDDGSEDAGDDAGADAPADTA, encoded by the coding sequence ATGGGACTCGGAAGCACGGCGAAGAAGCTCCAGACCGTCGCCGACATGGCCGAGAAGCTGTACGCGAAGGTCAACGAGATCCGCGAGCAGGTGGAGTCGGTGCAGCGTTCCGTCGAGACCACCGAGACGCGCGTGGAGGCGCTCGAACGCGAGAGCGTCCGACAGCGGGCGGTGATCGAGGCGCTCGCCGAGCGACAGGGCGTCGACGTGGACGCGGTGCTCGACGACCTCGACGTCCACGAGGACGCGACGGACGCCGACGACGACGGGAGCGAGGCCGCCACCGACGACGGGAGCGAAGACGCCGGCGACGACGCCGGCGCCGACGCCCCGGCGGACACGGCCTGA
- a CDS encoding UPF0058 family protein, translating into MHKDELLELHEQMVTIMEHFSAREEVDEGLFEPYHELSVDPSHVHKSKSEHKHAVFVLGNALATAMSEDEFSNAGRVGKRMEELADDAESKL; encoded by the coding sequence ATGCACAAGGACGAACTCCTCGAACTCCACGAGCAGATGGTGACGATCATGGAGCACTTCTCCGCGCGGGAGGAGGTCGACGAGGGGCTGTTCGAGCCGTACCACGAGCTGAGCGTCGACCCCTCGCACGTCCACAAGTCCAAGAGCGAGCACAAACACGCCGTGTTCGTCCTCGGTAACGCCCTCGCGACCGCCATGTCCGAAGACGAGTTCTCCAACGCTGGCCGCGTCGGCAAGCGCATGGAGGAACTCGCCGACGACGCCGAGTCCAAGCTCTGA
- a CDS encoding transcription initiation factor IIB → MEGPSRQRQRESGESEKQSDETLSCPECSSDNVVMDADQGELVCDDCGLVLDERQIDRGPEWRAFNHSERQSKSRVGAPVTETMHDKGLTTTIDWKDKDAYGRSLSSEKRSQMHRLRKWQERIRTKDAGERNLQFALSEIDRMASALGVPRSVREVASVIYRRALKEDLIRGRSIEGVATAALYAACRQEGIPRSLDEVAEVSRVEQKEIGRTYRYISQELGLELKPVDPKQFVPRFASALNLSEETQAKATEIIDVSAEQGLLSGKSPTGFAAAAIYAASLLCNEKKTQREVADVAQVTEVTIRNRYQEQIEAMGFR, encoded by the coding sequence ATGGAAGGTCCGAGCCGACAGCGACAACGTGAGAGCGGGGAGTCGGAGAAGCAGTCGGACGAGACACTCTCGTGTCCGGAGTGTTCCAGCGACAACGTCGTCATGGACGCCGACCAAGGGGAGTTGGTGTGTGACGACTGCGGCCTGGTGCTCGACGAGCGCCAGATCGACCGCGGGCCGGAGTGGCGCGCGTTCAACCACTCCGAGCGGCAGTCGAAGTCCCGGGTGGGCGCCCCGGTGACGGAGACGATGCACGACAAGGGGCTGACGACGACCATCGACTGGAAGGACAAAGACGCCTACGGCCGGTCGCTGTCCTCCGAGAAGCGCTCGCAGATGCACCGCCTCCGCAAGTGGCAAGAGCGGATCCGCACGAAGGACGCGGGCGAGCGCAACCTCCAGTTCGCGCTCTCTGAGATCGACCGCATGGCGTCCGCGCTGGGCGTACCGCGCTCGGTCCGCGAGGTCGCCTCCGTCATCTACCGCCGCGCGCTCAAGGAGGACCTCATCCGCGGGCGCTCCATCGAGGGCGTCGCCACCGCCGCGCTGTACGCGGCGTGTCGCCAGGAGGGCATCCCGCGCTCGCTCGACGAGGTCGCGGAGGTGTCCCGGGTCGAGCAGAAGGAGATCGGCCGGACCTACCGATACATCTCCCAGGAACTCGGTCTCGAACTGAAGCCGGTCGACCCCAAGCAGTTCGTCCCGCGGTTCGCCTCCGCACTCAACCTCAGCGAGGAGACGCAGGCGAAGGCGACCGAGATCATCGACGTGTCCGCCGAGCAGGGCCTCCTCTCGGGCAAGTCGCCGACGGGGTTCGCCGCCGCGGCCATCTACGCCGCCTCCCTGCTGTGCAACGAGAAGAAGACCCAGCGCGAGGTCGCCGACGTGGCGCAGGTGACGGAGGTCACCATCCGCAACCGGTATCAAGAGCAGATCGAGGCGATGGGCTTCCGCTGA
- a CDS encoding SDR family NAD(P)-dependent oxidoreductase, translating into MKGLSGKTAVVTGAGSGIGRASAARLAAEGCAVVVADVDAEGGAETVALIEEAGGEATFVEVDVADAASVEHMVDVAVETYGGLDFAHNNAGILTDFVETTGISEANWDRLVDINLKGVWNCVKAELPAIRAGGGGAIVNTASEAGLVGMGGLSSYSASKHGVVGLTKSVALEYADRGVRVNAIAPGPTRTNIQSGLLGGVVGSSASLLDRVRAAVALVRTAVRTIRAPFDTSAMRDVPMDRIADPEEMAGAVAFLCSDDASYITGHTLPIDGGQAAD; encoded by the coding sequence ATGAAGGGACTGTCGGGCAAGACGGCCGTCGTGACGGGTGCGGGATCGGGGATCGGACGCGCCTCGGCGGCGCGACTCGCGGCCGAAGGCTGTGCCGTCGTCGTCGCCGACGTCGACGCCGAGGGCGGCGCGGAGACGGTCGCCCTGATCGAGGAGGCCGGCGGGGAGGCGACGTTCGTCGAGGTGGACGTGGCCGACGCCGCGTCGGTCGAACACATGGTCGACGTCGCCGTCGAGACGTACGGCGGACTCGACTTCGCGCACAACAACGCGGGGATCCTCACCGACTTCGTGGAGACGACCGGCATCTCGGAGGCGAACTGGGACCGGCTGGTCGACATCAACCTGAAGGGCGTGTGGAACTGCGTGAAGGCCGAACTCCCCGCGATCCGCGCGGGCGGCGGCGGTGCCATCGTCAACACCGCCTCCGAGGCCGGCCTCGTGGGGATGGGCGGTCTCTCCAGCTACTCCGCCAGCAAACACGGCGTCGTCGGCCTGACGAAGTCCGTCGCGCTGGAGTACGCCGACCGCGGCGTCCGGGTCAACGCCATCGCCCCCGGACCGACGCGGACGAACATCCAGTCGGGGCTGCTGGGCGGGGTCGTCGGCTCCTCGGCGTCGCTGCTGGACCGGGTCCGCGCCGCCGTCGCGCTCGTCCGGACCGCGGTCCGGACGATCCGGGCGCCGTTCGACACCTCGGCGATGCGCGACGTGCCGATGGACCGCATCGCGGACCCCGAGGAGATGGCCGGCGCGGTCGCGTTCCTCTGCTCGGACGACGCCTCGTACATCACCGGGCACACGCTCCCGATCGACGGCGGGCAGGCCGCCGACTGA
- a CDS encoding PLP-dependent cysteine synthase family protein, with protein MTTHREPLDSVLETVGETPLVRVHASPDEVPVYAKLETFNPGASVKDRIGKHMLERMLEDGTVSPGGTVIEPTAGNTGIGFAVAAGQLDVDAVFVVPERFSVEKQQLMRALGAEVVNTPSEDGMSRAIERAHELAEELDDAVVPQQFRNPLNAESHYATTAPEVFDALDGEVGAIVAGMGTGGTLMGMADYAREQGVDTRIVGVQPAGSTYGDLFGEETEEGEYKTEGIGTHDVSTNELVDPEKLDDLKTFSDEAIHGEMARLAREEGQLVASSAAANSLAAVEVAAEIRDGDVDAPHDTVVTVFCDSSERYLSKGVYREFAEWQG; from the coding sequence ATGACCACCCACCGCGAACCGCTCGACTCCGTGCTGGAGACGGTCGGGGAGACGCCGCTCGTCCGGGTCCACGCGTCGCCGGACGAGGTGCCGGTGTACGCGAAGCTGGAGACGTTCAACCCCGGCGCATCCGTGAAGGACCGCATCGGGAAGCACATGCTCGAACGGATGCTCGAAGACGGGACCGTCTCCCCCGGCGGCACGGTGATCGAGCCGACCGCCGGCAACACCGGTATCGGGTTCGCGGTCGCGGCCGGCCAACTCGACGTGGACGCCGTCTTCGTCGTCCCCGAGCGCTTCAGCGTCGAGAAACAGCAGTTGATGCGCGCGCTCGGCGCCGAGGTCGTCAACACGCCCAGCGAGGACGGCATGAGCCGCGCCATCGAGCGCGCCCACGAACTCGCCGAGGAACTGGACGACGCCGTCGTCCCCCAGCAGTTCCGGAACCCGCTGAACGCCGAGTCCCACTACGCGACGACCGCGCCGGAGGTGTTCGACGCGCTCGACGGCGAGGTGGGCGCCATCGTCGCCGGGATGGGCACCGGCGGGACGCTGATGGGGATGGCCGACTACGCCCGCGAGCAGGGCGTCGACACCCGGATCGTCGGCGTCCAGCCCGCGGGGTCGACGTACGGCGACCTGTTCGGCGAGGAGACCGAGGAGGGCGAGTACAAGACCGAGGGGATCGGCACCCACGACGTGTCCACGAACGAGTTGGTCGACCCCGAGAAACTGGACGACCTCAAGACGTTCTCCGACGAGGCGATCCACGGGGAGATGGCGCGGTTGGCCCGCGAGGAGGGGCAGCTCGTCGCCTCCAGCGCGGCCGCCAACTCCCTCGCCGCCGTCGAGGTCGCCGCGGAGATCCGCGACGGCGACGTCGACGCCCCCCACGACACCGTGGTCACGGTGTTCTGTGACTCCAGCGAGCGCTACCTCTCGAAGGGCGTCTACCGGGAGTTCGCCGAGTGGCAGGGGTGA
- a CDS encoding METTL5 family protein: MASRRALEGELAVVAGFDDPTASLEQYPTPADVAAHVVHLADLRGDVEGRTVLDLGAGTGMFALGAALRGAARVVGVELDAGALAVARANERRVGARTEVHWVHADATRPPLARERLAADGPVTAIMNPPFGAQTGNEHADRAFLEAVATLADVSYSVHNAGSREFVEAFAADEGGTVTDAFAATLTLDRTYDHQTSAAADVDAEVFRIEWGGA, from the coding sequence GTGGCGAGCCGTCGCGCGCTGGAGGGGGAGTTGGCCGTCGTCGCCGGCTTCGACGACCCCACGGCGAGCCTCGAACAGTACCCGACGCCCGCGGACGTCGCCGCCCACGTCGTCCACCTCGCGGACCTCCGCGGCGACGTCGAGGGCCGGACGGTGCTGGATCTGGGTGCCGGCACCGGGATGTTCGCGCTCGGCGCGGCGCTGCGCGGCGCCGCCCGCGTCGTCGGCGTCGAACTCGACGCCGGCGCGCTCGCCGTCGCCCGCGCCAACGAGCGCCGCGTCGGCGCCCGCACGGAGGTCCACTGGGTCCACGCCGACGCCACCCGCCCGCCACTCGCGCGCGAGCGCCTCGCCGCCGACGGTCCCGTCACCGCGATCATGAACCCGCCGTTCGGCGCACAGACGGGCAACGAACACGCCGACCGGGCGTTCCTCGAGGCGGTCGCGACGCTGGCCGACGTGTCCTACTCCGTCCACAACGCCGGAAGCCGCGAGTTCGTCGAGGCGTTCGCCGCCGACGAGGGCGGCACGGTGACCGACGCGTTCGCCGCGACGCTCACCCTCGACCGGACGTACGACCACCAGACGAGCGCCGCGGCCGACGTCGACGCCGAAGTGTTCCGGATCGAGTGGGGCGGCGCGTAG
- a CDS encoding M24 family metallopeptidase: MSDAGEVEGVDAAVVAEKVAAAEEAVAASDDADAWLSFGRETDVAPEPCFPYLLGFDVVWPTAVVVGPASAAVVLGRHDAPTARDLGVHEVVAYDESIAAPLREVLDGMDAERVALNYDRDDVVADGLSHGLSLRLRDYLPDREFTSASALVRRLRGIKSGTEYERIRAAAEETEELLRTATAAWTPDTTEREFAEVLHERMGERGLDSAWAWDYCPTVHMGDREVGHTLPADHTVDEGELLHVDFGIRRDGYASDVQRLWVRGEPSEGLREAFRDVRAAIDAGHDALGPGAVGHEVDAAAREELTGRGWPAFEHAFGHQVGRAAHDGGTLLGPEWDRYGEAPRHAVRPGEVYTMELGVATEWGYVGQEEMVRVTESGTEWVVPPQTELRSL, encoded by the coding sequence ATGAGCGACGCAGGCGAGGTCGAGGGAGTGGACGCGGCGGTCGTCGCCGAGAAAGTCGCGGCCGCGGAGGAGGCGGTGGCCGCCAGCGACGACGCCGACGCGTGGCTGTCGTTCGGTCGCGAGACGGACGTCGCCCCGGAGCCGTGTTTCCCGTACCTGCTCGGCTTCGACGTGGTGTGGCCCACCGCGGTCGTCGTCGGACCGGCGTCGGCGGCGGTCGTCCTCGGCCGCCACGACGCGCCGACGGCGCGCGACCTCGGCGTTCACGAGGTGGTCGCGTACGACGAGTCCATCGCGGCGCCGCTGCGGGAGGTGCTCGACGGGATGGACGCCGAGCGCGTCGCCCTGAACTACGACCGCGACGACGTGGTCGCCGACGGGCTGTCCCACGGGCTGTCCCTGCGACTGCGCGACTACCTCCCCGACCGCGAGTTCACGAGCGCGAGCGCGCTGGTCCGGCGGCTCCGCGGGATCAAGTCGGGGACGGAGTACGAGCGGATCCGCGCCGCGGCCGAGGAGACCGAAGAGCTGTTACGGACGGCGACGGCGGCGTGGACGCCCGACACGACCGAACGCGAGTTCGCCGAGGTCCTCCACGAGCGCATGGGCGAGCGCGGTCTCGACTCGGCGTGGGCGTGGGACTACTGCCCGACGGTCCACATGGGCGACCGCGAGGTCGGCCACACCCTCCCCGCCGACCACACCGTCGACGAGGGGGAACTGCTCCACGTCGACTTCGGGATCCGGCGCGACGGCTACGCGTCGGACGTCCAGCGGCTGTGGGTGCGGGGGGAGCCGAGCGAGGGGCTGCGCGAGGCGTTCCGCGACGTACGCGCCGCCATCGACGCCGGCCACGACGCGCTCGGGCCGGGGGCGGTCGGTCACGAGGTCGACGCCGCCGCCCGGGAGGAACTGACGGGTCGGGGGTGGCCCGCCTTCGAACACGCGTTCGGCCACCAGGTCGGCCGCGCGGCCCACGACGGCGGCACGCTCCTCGGTCCGGAGTGGGACCGGTACGGCGAGGCGCCGCGACACGCCGTGCGACCGGGCGAGGTGTACACGATGGAGTTGGGCGTCGCCACCGAGTGGGGGTACGTCGGACAAGAGGAGATGGTCCGCGTGACCGAGTCGGGCACCGAGTGGGTCGTGCCTCCCCAGACCGAGTTGCGGTCGCTGTGA
- a CDS encoding DUF4112 domain-containing protein gives MPSSEGVALASRDAADVVGDAAAAKHLVRARRVAHLLDEAIRIPVIRYRIGVDALAGLVPVVGDLLASLLSLVIVWEAFRLGARKRTLARMLLFVAADFLVGSIPFVGDVLDATLKLNLRNVRALERDLVGRD, from the coding sequence ATGCCGTCGAGCGAGGGGGTCGCGCTCGCGAGCCGCGACGCCGCCGACGTCGTCGGCGACGCCGCCGCGGCGAAACACCTGGTGCGCGCCCGACGCGTCGCCCACCTGCTCGACGAGGCGATCCGGATCCCCGTGATCCGCTACCGGATCGGCGTCGACGCGCTCGCCGGACTCGTCCCGGTCGTCGGCGACCTCCTCGCGTCGCTGCTGTCGCTCGTCATCGTCTGGGAGGCGTTCCGGCTGGGCGCCCGAAAGCGGACGCTCGCCCGGATGCTCCTGTTCGTCGCTGCCGACTTCCTCGTGGGGTCGATCCCGTTCGTCGGCGACGTGCTCGACGCGACGCTGAAGCTCAACCTCCGGAACGTCCGCGCGCTCGAACGCGACCTCGTGGGCCGCGACTGA